From the genome of Solidesulfovibrio carbinolicus, one region includes:
- a CDS encoding metallophosphoesterase gives MSLPVRRCRGLFCIPDPHVAATPPMQRLDSYMDDVLAKLAACLEQAAASDLVPVVLGDLFHWPRENPNVVMVALIELFRGHHPYVLVGNHDKYQARFTADTSLAVLRAAGVCDVLDEPGLFLRLDTPTGKAVVGASPDGSPLPTSVAKEPDETSVWLTHHNVGFPDFEEKQIKIREIPGLDWLINGHIHRPQPTVAAGGTRWANPGNVTRLKFSRRSMARIPEAAIWRPGLDDLEKWPIPHRPFAEVFPDQELPPEEAAGPAEVRSNFLEGLARLAWKRTREGAGLKDFLSANLNPEHPETALVWELYREVTDHGDAS, from the coding sequence GTGAGCCTGCCCGTGCGCCGCTGCCGGGGGCTTTTTTGCATCCCCGATCCCCATGTGGCCGCCACGCCGCCCATGCAGCGGCTGGATTCCTACATGGACGACGTTTTGGCCAAGCTGGCCGCCTGTCTGGAGCAGGCCGCCGCCAGCGACTTGGTTCCGGTCGTTCTCGGCGATCTTTTTCACTGGCCGCGCGAGAATCCCAACGTCGTCATGGTGGCGCTCATCGAGCTTTTTCGCGGCCACCATCCCTACGTGCTGGTCGGCAACCACGACAAATACCAGGCCCGGTTCACGGCCGACACCTCCCTGGCCGTGCTGCGGGCGGCCGGCGTGTGCGACGTGCTCGACGAACCCGGGCTTTTCCTGCGCCTGGACACGCCCACGGGCAAGGCTGTGGTCGGGGCCTCGCCCGACGGTTCGCCCCTGCCGACGTCTGTTGCCAAGGAACCGGACGAGACCAGCGTGTGGCTCACCCACCACAACGTCGGGTTCCCGGATTTCGAGGAAAAGCAGATCAAGATTCGGGAGATCCCCGGCCTGGATTGGCTCATTAACGGCCACATCCATCGGCCCCAGCCGACGGTGGCCGCCGGGGGCACGCGCTGGGCCAACCCCGGCAACGTCACGCGGCTGAAGTTCTCCCGCCGTTCCATGGCGCGCATTCCCGAGGCCGCCATCTGGCGGCCGGGGCTGGACGATCTGGAAAAATGGCCCATCCCGCACCGGCCCTTTGCCGAGGTTTTCCCGGACCAGGAGCTGCCGCCCGAGGAGGCGGCCGGCCCGGCCGAGGTCCGCTCGAACTTCCTGGAGGGCCTGGCCCGGCTGGCCTGGAAGCGCACCCGGGAAGGGGCGGGACTCAAGGACTTTTTATCCGCCAACCTCAACCCCGAGCATCCCGAGACGGCCCTTGTCTGGGAGCTGTACCGCGAGGTCACCGATCATGGCGACGCCTCTTGA
- a CDS encoding AAA family ATPase yields the protein MAEDGPTADIGALAAERRELTRRLDRLSGQAAAIVAAHGQARREQLDVEGFLDLAPKAAARLEELTQELFGQVLDEIETELTHAVREILGQNRTVKARRSLNKGKLSIEFEMEQDGQAEDILTGQGGSVCNILSVGLRLIALSQLDPDEHRPFLVLDEQDCWLRPDLVPGFVRLVAAIADRLGIQVLYISHHPVDLFALEARRVYVLRPGREHGPSLEILTDRPLEASASADMPAVEAAATSPGGE from the coding sequence ATGGCTGAGGACGGCCCGACCGCCGATATCGGCGCCCTGGCCGCCGAGCGCCGGGAGCTGACGCGCCGGCTGGACCGGCTGTCCGGCCAGGCGGCGGCCATTGTCGCGGCCCATGGGCAGGCGCGGCGGGAGCAGCTCGACGTCGAGGGCTTTCTCGACCTCGCCCCCAAGGCGGCGGCGCGGCTGGAGGAGCTGACCCAGGAGCTTTTCGGCCAGGTGCTCGATGAGATCGAAACCGAACTCACCCATGCCGTGCGCGAGATTCTTGGCCAGAACCGCACGGTCAAGGCCCGGCGGTCGCTCAATAAGGGCAAGCTGTCCATTGAATTCGAGATGGAGCAGGACGGCCAGGCCGAGGACATTTTGACCGGGCAGGGCGGGTCGGTGTGCAACATCCTGTCCGTGGGGCTGCGGCTTATCGCGCTGTCCCAGCTCGATCCGGACGAGCATCGGCCGTTTCTGGTGCTGGACGAGCAGGACTGCTGGCTACGGCCGGACCTTGTGCCGGGCTTTGTGCGGCTGGTGGCGGCCATTGCCGACCGGCTGGGCATCCAGGTGCTCTACATCAGCCATCATCCGGTCGATCTGTTCGCCCTGGAGGCGCGGCGCGTTTACGTGTTGCGGCCCGGCCGGGAGCACGGCCCGAGCCTGGAAATCCTGACCGACCGTCCCCTTGAGGCGTCCGCCTCGGCCGATATGCCTGCCGTCGAAGCCGCCGCCACCTCCCCCGGCGGCGAATAA
- a CDS encoding RelA/SpoT family protein — MIRINEILDKTSAYLNEQEQAIITKAYVFSAAAHAGQVRLSGEPYLSHPLEAAGILADMRLDAASIASGLLHDTVEDTKATVDEIEELFGEEVADIVDGVTKISLIPFETKEEAQAENIRKMILAMAEDIRVVLVKLADRLHNMRTLEFQKPHKQALIAQETMDIYAPLANRLGLHRIKTELEDWSFRYLKPDIYAQLVEGVATHHTVDETFIERVIGHLNELLGPNNIKARIVGRRKHLWSVHNKMRVQGLTIDQVHDLVAFRVIVETIRECYHVLGLVHSLWKPVPGRFKDYISMPKANMYQSLHTTVVGPGGERIEIQIRTEEMHRLAEEGVAAHWKYKERERGKFNPKDVERFQWLRQIMDWQRELKDSREFVTNLRFDLFQDEVYVFTPKGDVKELPEGATAVDLAFLIHTAVGEHCAGAKVNGKLVPLETPLKNGDTVEIITDKNRRPNRDWLKFVKTAKARTRVKHFIRTEERERSIVLGREMLEKQGRKDGVNINKAIKDGSLLALAHDMSLVGVDDILSAVGYSRITPKKIIGRLMPKREGEEAEAAQAKAEAHAAPETGAGPKGKPGEGVRIQGVDNVLVRLAQCCNPVPGDAIVGYISRGRGVVVHTHDCPNVRNLESERLMQVNWEGEKEQPYPAGLSILAKNQKGVLGKISNILADEGVNIDSGAIHSNVDGTTALVFRIEVRDASHLYRTIERLRKLDSVIDVKRQAVNDDLGSSLGTAEPGAGEA, encoded by the coding sequence ATGATCCGCATCAACGAAATACTCGACAAGACCAGCGCCTACTTGAATGAACAAGAACAGGCGATCATCACCAAGGCCTACGTCTTTTCCGCCGCCGCCCACGCCGGACAGGTGCGCCTGTCCGGCGAACCCTACCTGTCCCATCCCCTGGAAGCCGCCGGCATCCTGGCCGACATGCGCCTGGACGCCGCCTCCATCGCCTCGGGCCTGCTCCACGACACCGTGGAAGACACCAAGGCCACCGTGGACGAGATCGAAGAGCTTTTTGGCGAGGAAGTGGCCGACATCGTGGACGGGGTCACCAAAATAAGCCTCATCCCCTTCGAGACCAAGGAAGAGGCCCAGGCCGAAAACATCCGCAAGATGATCCTGGCCATGGCCGAGGACATCCGGGTGGTCCTGGTCAAGCTGGCCGACCGGCTGCACAACATGCGTACCCTGGAGTTCCAAAAGCCCCACAAGCAGGCGCTTATCGCCCAGGAGACCATGGACATCTACGCGCCCCTGGCCAACCGTCTGGGGCTGCACCGCATCAAGACCGAGCTGGAGGACTGGAGTTTCCGCTATCTCAAGCCCGACATCTACGCCCAGCTCGTGGAAGGGGTGGCCACCCACCACACCGTGGACGAGACCTTCATCGAACGGGTCATCGGCCACTTAAACGAGCTGCTTGGCCCCAACAACATCAAGGCCCGCATCGTGGGGCGGCGCAAGCACCTGTGGAGCGTGCACAACAAGATGCGCGTCCAGGGGCTGACCATCGACCAGGTCCACGATCTGGTCGCTTTCCGGGTCATCGTGGAGACCATCCGCGAGTGCTACCACGTGCTGGGGCTGGTCCACTCCTTGTGGAAGCCCGTGCCGGGGCGCTTCAAGGACTACATCTCCATGCCCAAGGCCAATATGTACCAGAGCCTGCACACCACGGTGGTGGGCCCTGGGGGCGAGCGCATCGAGATCCAGATCCGCACCGAGGAGATGCACCGGCTGGCCGAGGAGGGCGTTGCCGCCCACTGGAAGTACAAGGAGCGCGAGCGGGGGAAATTCAACCCCAAGGACGTGGAGCGCTTCCAGTGGCTGCGCCAGATCATGGACTGGCAGCGCGAGCTCAAGGACTCCCGGGAGTTCGTCACCAACCTGCGTTTCGACCTGTTCCAGGACGAGGTCTACGTCTTCACGCCCAAGGGCGACGTCAAGGAACTGCCCGAAGGGGCCACGGCCGTGGATCTGGCCTTCCTCATCCACACGGCCGTGGGCGAGCACTGCGCCGGAGCCAAGGTCAACGGCAAGCTCGTGCCCCTGGAGACGCCGCTCAAAAACGGCGACACCGTCGAGATCATCACCGACAAGAACCGCCGGCCCAACCGTGACTGGCTCAAGTTCGTCAAGACGGCCAAGGCCCGCACCCGGGTCAAGCACTTCATCCGCACCGAGGAGCGCGAGCGCTCCATCGTCCTTGGCCGGGAGATGCTCGAAAAGCAGGGCCGAAAAGACGGCGTCAACATCAACAAGGCCATAAAAGACGGCTCGTTGCTGGCCCTGGCCCACGACATGTCCCTGGTCGGGGTGGACGACATTCTTTCGGCCGTGGGCTATTCGCGCATCACGCCCAAAAAGATCATCGGCCGGCTCATGCCCAAGCGCGAGGGCGAGGAGGCCGAAGCCGCCCAAGCCAAGGCCGAGGCCCACGCCGCGCCGGAAACCGGGGCCGGCCCCAAGGGCAAGCCCGGCGAGGGCGTGCGCATCCAGGGCGTGGACAACGTGCTGGTGCGTCTGGCCCAGTGCTGCAACCCGGTGCCCGGCGACGCCATCGTGGGCTACATTTCGCGCGGACGCGGGGTGGTGGTGCACACACACGATTGCCCCAACGTGCGCAACCTGGAGTCCGAACGCCTCATGCAGGTGAACTGGGAGGGCGAAAAAGAGCAGCCCTATCCGGCCGGCCTGTCCATCCTGGCCAAGAACCAGAAGGGCGTATTGGGCAAGATCTCCAACATTCTGGCCGACGAAGGCGTCAACATCGACTCCGGGGCCATCCACTCCAATGTGGACGGCACCACGGCCCTGGTTTTCCGCATCGAGGTGCGCGACGCCAGCCACCTTTACCGCACCATCGAACGGCTGCGAAAGCTCGATTCGGTCATCGACGTCAAGCGCCAGGCCGTCAACGACGACCTGGGGTCCTCCCTGGGCACGGCCGAGCCGGGAGCGGGCGAGGCGTGA
- a CDS encoding sce7726 family protein, translating into MTIDKIEKRVGTVRDREIRQTLHAKVLRKFHADPRTRVFDEFGLCTGLTRVDVAVVNGALHGFEIKSDQDNLSRLPSQVCLYSKVLDFSTLVVGESHLDAARSLLPRWWGVIVVTCSKNNTPILKWERRSCHNPSLDPLSVAQLLWRREALLILEAHSLSKGLRAKPRNVLWEILAREIKLNELCWLVRQAIKNRGEWRDEESSFVTPRGVENLQILAQI; encoded by the coding sequence ATGACTATCGACAAAATAGAGAAAAGGGTGGGGACAGTGCGGGACAGAGAAATTAGACAAACTTTACATGCAAAAGTGCTTCGTAAATTTCACGCAGACCCGAGGACTCGTGTTTTTGATGAGTTCGGGTTATGCACTGGTTTAACGCGTGTAGATGTTGCTGTCGTTAATGGTGCACTCCATGGTTTTGAAATTAAAAGCGATCAAGATAATTTGTCTCGACTCCCCTCGCAAGTATGTTTGTATTCTAAAGTCCTTGATTTTTCTACTCTTGTGGTTGGAGAGTCGCATCTTGATGCTGCGCGATCTTTGCTGCCAAGATGGTGGGGGGTAATTGTCGTTACATGCAGCAAAAACAACACGCCTATTTTAAAGTGGGAGCGGCGCTCATGTCATAATCCTTCTCTAGATCCACTTTCTGTTGCACAACTGCTCTGGCGTCGAGAGGCGCTTCTTATCCTTGAGGCCCATTCTTTGTCGAAAGGGTTGAGAGCTAAGCCTCGGAATGTTCTTTGGGAGATTTTGGCCAGAGAAATAAAACTGAATGAATTATGTTGGCTCGTCCGGCAGGCGATAAAAAATCGCGGGGAGTGGCGAGACGAAGAGTCGTCTTTTGTCACTCCCCGCGGTGTTGAAAATTTACAAATTTTAGCTCAAATATAG
- a CDS encoding AAA family ATPase produces MIRRLTLVDFMAHGRTVIDLPPGLTALTGPNNSGKSAVVEALRCLTENPPPKHCIRHGAAEARVEAELADGTVIAWVRRPKYALYEVRRPGAEEPETYAKMGRGVVPEDVRKLLRLGPVAVDGGETVDVHLGNQREPVFLLSDKSGPKLAAFFAAASEAAHLIAMQAALSKRTTQKKAEKKRLDKALGGHALALDKLSPLPAIELALDRAAELEAALAAGQAEADRLAGILAERERLAGRAAVLGERARRLSRLSPPPALAAAAPLAETVARQQTLGRAVARFAARVAALSPLGAPLPLAPTAELAGLARAVAEGRLALGRQTRRAAALAGLAAPPQTADTAALAELAGRLAACLPALARVTGRRRALETLAEPPSPAATDELARLAAAVAALRGRAAALARRGETLARILPPPETTDAAALSGLGRTAASLLAARQTLAAKQAELADRQGALTAFSARAADRLVALGACPLCGASLTAEAFFAGGHVHDAAGDDGGAS; encoded by the coding sequence GTGATCCGCCGGCTGACGCTTGTGGATTTCATGGCCCACGGCCGCACGGTCATCGACCTGCCGCCGGGGCTGACGGCGCTCACCGGCCCCAACAACTCCGGCAAGTCGGCGGTGGTGGAGGCCCTGCGCTGTCTGACCGAAAATCCGCCGCCCAAGCACTGCATCCGCCACGGCGCGGCCGAGGCCCGGGTCGAGGCGGAACTTGCCGACGGCACGGTCATCGCCTGGGTGCGCCGGCCCAAGTACGCCCTGTACGAAGTGCGCCGACCCGGAGCCGAGGAACCGGAAACCTACGCCAAGATGGGGCGTGGGGTCGTGCCCGAGGACGTGCGCAAGCTCCTTCGCCTGGGGCCGGTGGCCGTGGACGGCGGCGAGACCGTGGACGTGCACCTGGGCAACCAGCGCGAGCCGGTCTTTCTGCTCTCGGACAAGTCCGGGCCGAAGCTGGCCGCCTTTTTCGCCGCCGCCTCGGAAGCCGCTCACCTCATCGCCATGCAGGCCGCCCTGTCCAAACGCACTACCCAAAAGAAAGCCGAGAAAAAGCGCCTGGACAAGGCGCTTGGCGGCCACGCCCTGGCGCTTGATAAACTTTCCCCGCTGCCGGCCATCGAACTGGCCCTGGACCGGGCCGCCGAGCTGGAAGCGGCCCTGGCCGCCGGCCAGGCCGAGGCCGACCGGCTGGCCGGAATTCTGGCCGAACGGGAGCGTCTGGCCGGGCGGGCGGCCGTCCTTGGCGAGCGCGCCCGGCGGCTGTCCCGGCTGTCGCCGCCGCCGGCCCTGGCCGCCGCCGCCCCCCTGGCCGAGACGGTTGCCCGGCAGCAGACCCTTGGCCGGGCCGTGGCCCGGTTCGCCGCCCGGGTGGCCGCGCTGTCGCCGCTTGGCGCGCCGTTGCCCCTGGCGCCCACGGCGGAACTGGCCGGGCTGGCCCGGGCCGTGGCCGAGGGGCGTTTGGCCCTTGGCCGGCAGACCCGCCGGGCCGCCGCCCTGGCCGGGCTGGCCGCGCCGCCCCAGACGGCCGACACGGCCGCCCTGGCCGAGCTGGCCGGGCGTCTGGCCGCCTGCCTGCCGGCCCTGGCCCGGGTGACCGGCCGGCGGCGGGCGCTTGAAACGCTGGCCGAACCGCCGTCGCCGGCGGCCACGGACGAGCTGGCCCGGCTGGCCGCCGCCGTGGCCGCGCTGCGCGGCCGGGCCGCCGCCCTGGCCCGCCGGGGCGAAACCCTGGCCCGCATCCTGCCGCCGCCGGAAACCACCGACGCGGCCGCGCTGTCCGGGCTGGGGCGGACCGCCGCCAGCCTGCTGGCCGCACGCCAAACGCTCGCCGCCAAACAGGCCGAGCTGGCCGACCGGCAGGGTGCGCTGACCGCCTTTTCCGCCCGGGCCGCCGACCGGCTGGTTGCCCTGGGGGCCTGCCCCCTGTGCGGGGCGTCGCTGACGGCCGAGGCCTTTTTCGCCGGCGGCCACGTCCATGACGCGGCCGGGGACGACGGAGGCGCGTCGTGA
- a CDS encoding PPC domain-containing DNA-binding protein, with translation MIVSEGRLGRVFVLRLGDGDRLPDAIEDFARTRGVEAALVAALGGLENGRLVTGPEDGRTMPPTAMLTAIDAVHEAAAVGTLFPGPDGTPRLHMHAALGRAGETKTGCVRPGLDVWKIFEVVVIEITGTDLARAKDPETGFELLGRKRG, from the coding sequence ATGATCGTTTCCGAAGGCCGCCTCGGCCGCGTGTTCGTGCTGCGACTGGGCGACGGCGACCGACTGCCCGACGCCATCGAGGATTTCGCCCGCACCCGGGGCGTCGAAGCCGCCCTCGTCGCCGCCCTGGGCGGCCTGGAAAACGGCCGCCTCGTCACCGGCCCCGAAGACGGCCGCACCATGCCGCCCACCGCCATGCTCACCGCCATCGACGCCGTCCACGAAGCCGCCGCCGTCGGCACCCTCTTCCCCGGCCCGGACGGCACCCCGCGTCTGCACATGCACGCTGCCCTGGGCCGCGCCGGCGAAACCAAAACCGGCTGCGTGCGCCCCGGCCTCGATGTCTGGAAAATCTTCGAAGTCGTGGTCATCGAAATCACCGGCACCGACCTCGCCCGCGCCAAAGACCCCGAAACCGGCTTCGAACTGCTCGGCCGCAAACGGGGCTAA